A genomic region of Streptomyces sp. NBC_00247 contains the following coding sequences:
- a CDS encoding AzlC family ABC transporter permease, with protein MAEQTTPLPTAGPPGKTGPSGMADSPGARTTDAAVVRDALGVGVAVGLSGFAFGVTSAGSGLTLLQTCALSLLVFTGASQFALVGALAAGGNPYTAAAGAFFLGVRNAFYGLRLSQLLALPRALRPLAAHWVIDETTAVTLAQPDRRAARLGFTVTGVSLYVLWNLTTLAGALGAERLGDTDAWGLDAAGPAVFLALLAPMLTSTTERVTAALAVVLALGLLPVLPAGVPVLLAGLSAPLVLFLKGRAGRGPTDADATPTPGADR; from the coding sequence GTGGCAGAACAGACGACACCCCTCCCCACCGCCGGCCCGCCCGGCAAAACCGGCCCCTCGGGCATGGCCGACAGCCCCGGCGCGAGGACGACCGACGCTGCCGTCGTCCGGGACGCGCTCGGCGTCGGCGTGGCCGTCGGGCTCTCCGGATTCGCCTTCGGCGTCACCTCCGCCGGCTCCGGACTCACCCTGCTCCAGACCTGCGCGCTCAGCCTCCTGGTGTTCACCGGGGCCTCGCAGTTCGCCCTGGTCGGGGCACTCGCGGCGGGCGGCAACCCGTACACCGCGGCGGCCGGGGCCTTCTTCCTCGGCGTCCGCAACGCGTTCTACGGGCTTCGCCTCTCCCAGCTGCTCGCCCTGCCCCGCGCCCTGCGCCCGCTCGCCGCGCACTGGGTGATCGACGAGACCACCGCGGTCACCCTGGCCCAGCCCGACCGCCGGGCCGCCCGTCTGGGATTCACCGTCACCGGTGTCTCGCTCTACGTCCTCTGGAACCTCACCACGCTCGCGGGGGCACTCGGCGCGGAGCGGCTCGGCGACACGGACGCCTGGGGGCTGGACGCCGCCGGACCGGCCGTGTTCCTGGCACTGCTCGCGCCCATGCTCACCAGCACCACGGAACGCGTCACGGCGGCGCTCGCCGTCGTCCTCGCCCTCGGCCTGCTGCCCGTCCTGCCCGCCGGGGTCCCGGTCCTGCTCGCCGGGCTCTCCGCCCCCCTCGTACTCTTCCTCAAGGGGCGCGCGGGGCGAGGCCCCACGGACGCGGACGCCACCCCCACCCCGGGAGCGGACCGATGA
- a CDS encoding AraC family transcriptional regulator has product MAAGSEGAGATREWARHWQYAALPGLDLLRAHYVRHTFPRHSHEGYVLGAVNRGMEDVGLPGGTLHAGPGTVVMINPEVPHTARAGVPEGWAYATLYPSTRAVDSVAAEVTNLRGTVGFDTPCTADPEAGRLIHEVHRAAEQGNALAADTLLRVVLARLLGRHGGLLSPAPTLDAGARAAGLARAVLEDRLTAPPTLEALAAEVGASPFALLRAFKKRYGMPPHAWLTNARVRRARELLDAGVAPAEAATAVGFTDQPHLNRHFTRIVGVPPGAYQRERARTYKTGTRTRP; this is encoded by the coding sequence ATGGCGGCAGGCTCGGAGGGTGCAGGAGCGACGAGGGAGTGGGCGCGGCACTGGCAGTACGCCGCCCTGCCCGGCCTCGACCTGCTCCGGGCCCACTACGTCCGCCACACCTTCCCCCGCCACAGCCACGAGGGGTACGTCCTCGGGGCGGTCAACCGGGGCATGGAGGACGTCGGGCTGCCCGGCGGCACCTTGCACGCCGGGCCCGGCACCGTGGTGATGATCAACCCCGAGGTGCCGCACACCGCCCGCGCCGGGGTCCCGGAGGGCTGGGCGTACGCCACCCTCTACCCGTCCACCCGGGCCGTGGACTCGGTGGCGGCCGAGGTCACGAACCTGCGGGGCACGGTCGGTTTCGACACCCCCTGCACGGCCGATCCCGAGGCGGGCCGGCTGATCCACGAGGTGCACCGGGCCGCCGAACAGGGCAACGCCCTCGCGGCGGACACCCTGCTGCGGGTCGTGCTCGCCCGTCTGCTCGGCCGCCACGGGGGCCTGCTGTCGCCCGCCCCCACGCTCGACGCAGGTGCCCGCGCGGCAGGCCTGGCCCGGGCCGTCCTGGAGGACCGCCTCACCGCGCCGCCCACGCTGGAGGCGCTCGCGGCGGAGGTCGGCGCCAGTCCCTTCGCGCTGCTGCGCGCCTTCAAGAAGCGGTACGGAATGCCCCCGCACGCCTGGCTCACCAACGCCCGGGTGCGGCGGGCGCGCGAGCTGCTCGACGCGGGGGTGGCCCCCGCCGAAGCCGCCACCGCGGTGGGCTTCACCGACCAGCCCCATCTGAACCGGCACTTCACCCGGATCGTGGGCGTGCCGCCCGGCGCCTACCAGCGCGAACGCGCAAGAACGTACAAGACCGGGACCCGGACCCGGCCGTAG
- a CDS encoding AzlD domain-containing protein: MNVWIAVALTAAGCYLSKLLGLLVPADVLERPLVQRLAALLPVALLAALTAQQTFGDGVRLVLDARAAGLAAAALALVLRAPFLVVVAAAVVVTAGARALG; the protein is encoded by the coding sequence ATGAACGTCTGGATCGCCGTCGCGCTGACCGCGGCCGGCTGCTACCTCTCCAAACTCCTCGGGCTCCTGGTGCCCGCCGACGTCCTGGAACGGCCGCTCGTCCAGCGGCTGGCCGCCCTGCTCCCGGTGGCGCTGCTCGCCGCGCTCACCGCGCAGCAGACGTTCGGCGACGGCGTCCGTCTCGTCCTCGACGCCCGCGCGGCCGGACTCGCGGCGGCGGCGCTCGCCCTGGTGCTGCGCGCCCCGTTCCTGGTCGTCGTGGCCGCCGCGGTCGTCGTCACCGCCGGGGCGCGGGCCCTCGGGTAG